A portion of the Bacteroides faecium genome contains these proteins:
- the ybaK gene encoding Cys-tRNA(Pro) deacylase gives MKINKTNAARLLDKAKIAYELIPYEVDENDLSAVHVAANLGENIEQVFKTLVLHGDKSGYFVCVIPGEHEVDLKLAAKASGNKKCDLIPVKELLPLTGYIRGGCSPIGMKKHFPTYIHETCQQFPYIYVSAGVRGLQIKLAPEDLIRESRAEISRLFEE, from the coding sequence ATGAAAATCAATAAAACGAATGCTGCACGGCTGCTGGACAAGGCGAAAATAGCTTATGAGCTAATTCCCTACGAAGTAGATGAAAATGATCTGAGCGCCGTTCACGTAGCAGCAAACTTAGGTGAGAACATAGAGCAAGTATTCAAAACGCTCGTTCTTCACGGCGACAAGAGCGGATATTTTGTCTGCGTCATCCCAGGCGAACACGAAGTCGATTTAAAATTGGCAGCAAAAGCTTCCGGTAACAAGAAATGCGATTTGATACCTGTCAAGGAACTTTTGCCGCTTACAGGTTATATCCGGGGTGGTTGTTCTCCTATTGGCATGAAGAAGCATTTCCCTACCTATATTCATGAGACTTGTCAGCAATTTCCGTATATTTATGTGAGTGCCGGAGTGAGGGGGCTTCAGATAAAATTAGCTCCAGAAGATTTGATTCGCGAATCGCGAGCGGAAATTAGTCGTTTATTTGAGGAATAA